Proteins from one Catenuloplanes atrovinosus genomic window:
- a CDS encoding DUF7782 domain-containing protein → MLLSDDGVRRLREALTRTGYTAKGIADRLGPVATAGVGRNDFRAALRATEERDPLATLIRLFVCAQTEPERDVADALSPLPLADAIEAGLVERHGDGFRQGVDLEPYGDDWWIVSDVPARPGRPLPADHVLGVGGASTTLAAATVRRRVGSALDLGTGCGIQALHLNEHAEHVTATDLSERALRFAATTAALNGQSWELLRGDLIEPVRGRRFDLVVSNPPFVVGPGVATHTYRDSGRPGDAVCAELAQAAPGLLTEGGTMQFLANWVHVAGEEWEDRVAGWLAGTGLDGWVIQREVADPMAYVDLWLADASDGADPHRKAAWLDWFDEHRIEAVGFGLISLRHTGAADPVVRVEDLRQQVEGTLGERVREWFGRQDWLRAHDREGLLAARYALADGVQLLQEATMGEEGWLVDRQVLRMTHGLRWSEEVDPLVLALVSGADGRVPLREQLSVLAIAHDAPEDDLVDAALPLIGHLVERGLVVPAA, encoded by the coding sequence ATGCTCCTCTCCGACGACGGCGTCCGGCGGCTCCGCGAGGCGCTCACCCGCACCGGCTACACCGCCAAGGGCATCGCGGACCGGCTCGGCCCGGTCGCGACGGCCGGGGTCGGGCGCAACGACTTCCGGGCCGCGCTGCGCGCCACGGAGGAGCGTGACCCGCTGGCGACGCTGATCCGGCTGTTCGTCTGCGCGCAGACCGAGCCGGAGCGGGACGTCGCGGACGCGCTGTCGCCGCTGCCGCTGGCCGACGCGATCGAGGCGGGGCTGGTGGAGCGGCACGGCGACGGCTTCCGCCAAGGCGTGGACCTGGAGCCGTACGGCGACGACTGGTGGATCGTGTCGGACGTGCCGGCGCGCCCGGGCCGTCCACTCCCGGCCGATCACGTGCTGGGCGTCGGCGGCGCCTCGACCACGCTGGCGGCCGCGACCGTGCGCCGCCGGGTCGGCTCCGCGCTCGACCTCGGCACCGGCTGCGGCATCCAGGCGCTGCACCTCAACGAGCACGCCGAGCACGTCACCGCCACCGATCTGAGCGAGCGCGCGCTGCGCTTCGCCGCCACCACGGCCGCGCTGAACGGGCAGAGCTGGGAGCTGCTCCGCGGCGACCTGATCGAGCCGGTCCGCGGTCGGCGCTTCGACCTGGTGGTCAGCAACCCGCCGTTCGTGGTCGGGCCGGGCGTGGCCACGCACACCTACCGGGACTCGGGCCGGCCGGGCGACGCGGTCTGCGCGGAGCTGGCCCAGGCCGCCCCGGGCCTGCTGACCGAGGGCGGCACCATGCAGTTCCTGGCGAACTGGGTGCACGTGGCCGGCGAGGAGTGGGAGGACCGGGTCGCGGGCTGGCTGGCCGGCACCGGGCTGGACGGGTGGGTGATCCAGCGCGAGGTGGCGGACCCGATGGCGTACGTGGACCTGTGGCTGGCCGACGCGTCCGACGGTGCCGACCCGCACCGCAAGGCCGCGTGGCTGGACTGGTTCGACGAGCACCGGATCGAGGCCGTCGGGTTCGGCCTGATCAGCTTGCGGCACACCGGCGCGGCCGACCCGGTGGTCCGGGTCGAGGACCTCCGCCAGCAGGTCGAGGGCACGCTGGGCGAGCGCGTCCGGGAGTGGTTCGGCCGGCAGGACTGGCTGCGCGCGCACGACCGGGAGGGGCTGCTCGCCGCGCGGTACGCGCTGGCGGACGGGGTACAGCTTCTCCAGGAGGCGACCATGGGCGAGGAGGGCTGGCTGGTCGACCGGCAGGTGCTGCGGATGACGCACGGGCTGCGCTGGTCCGAGGAGGTGGACCCGCTGGTGCTGGCGCTGGTCAGCGGCGCGGACGGCCGGGTGCCGCTGCGCGAGCAGCTGTCCGTGCTGGCGATCGCGCACGACGCACCGGAGGACGATCTCGTCGATGCCGCGCTGCCGCTGATCGGTCACCTGGTCGAACGCGGGCTGGTCGTCCCCGCCGCGTGA
- a CDS encoding cupin domain-containing protein: protein MSRPSIAEELDLSPHPEGGWYRQTWRSGHEFAPEGYPGVRAAATAIYFLLHPGEEARWHQVRSDELWLWHSGGPLTLRMGGDGDRPSEFVRSLVLGADLAAGQRPQGLVPAGTWQAAAPAGHEPALVTCIVAPGFEYEDWRLA from the coding sequence ATGAGCAGGCCGTCGATCGCCGAGGAGCTGGATCTTTCGCCGCACCCGGAGGGGGGCTGGTATCGGCAGACCTGGCGCAGCGGGCACGAGTTCGCGCCGGAGGGATATCCGGGGGTGCGGGCGGCCGCGACCGCGATCTACTTCCTGCTGCATCCGGGTGAGGAGGCGCGCTGGCATCAGGTGCGCTCGGACGAGCTGTGGCTGTGGCACTCGGGCGGGCCGCTGACGCTGCGGATGGGCGGGGACGGGGATCGGCCGAGCGAGTTCGTGCGGTCGCTGGTGCTGGGCGCGGACCTGGCGGCGGGGCAGCGACCGCAGGGGCTGGTGCCGGCCGGGACGTGGCAGGCGGCGGCGCCGGCGGGGCACGAGCCGGCGCTGGTCACCTGCATCGTGGCGCCGGGATTCGAGTACGAGGACTGGCGCCTGGCGTAG
- a CDS encoding HhH-GPD-type base excision DNA repair protein, with translation MTFSLPIDAEANALLDRDPLAMVIGLTLDQQITMEKAFTSPWVLAQRLGHEPTATELAEFDPDELIAIFAEPPALHRFPKAMAARVQEVCRAIVERYDGDATAIWRDVPTGAELYQRVVALPGFGKQKAQILVALLGKQCDVRPPGWREAAGGYGEENAYRSVADITDDDSLAKVREYKKQAKAAAKAAKP, from the coding sequence ATGACGTTCTCGCTGCCCATCGACGCCGAGGCCAACGCGCTGCTGGACCGCGATCCGCTGGCGATGGTGATCGGCCTGACGCTCGATCAGCAGATCACCATGGAGAAGGCGTTCACGTCCCCGTGGGTGCTGGCACAGCGGCTCGGCCATGAGCCGACCGCGACCGAACTGGCCGAGTTCGACCCGGACGAGCTGATCGCGATCTTCGCGGAGCCGCCCGCGCTGCACCGCTTCCCGAAGGCGATGGCCGCCCGCGTGCAGGAGGTGTGCCGGGCGATCGTCGAGCGGTACGACGGCGACGCCACCGCCATCTGGCGCGACGTGCCCACCGGCGCGGAGCTCTACCAGCGGGTCGTGGCGCTGCCCGGCTTCGGCAAGCAGAAGGCGCAGATCCTGGTGGCCCTGCTCGGCAAGCAGTGCGACGTGCGCCCGCCGGGCTGGCGCGAGGCCGCGGGCGGCTACGGCGAGGAGAACGCCTACCGCTCCGTCGCCGACATCACCGACGACGACTCCCTGGCGAAGGTCCGCGAGTACAAGAAGCAGGCGAAGGCCGCGGCCAAGGCCGCCAAGCCCTGA
- a CDS encoding DUF3099 domain-containing protein produces MRRPEHRPSLITDAPRSPEEELRSRQIRYVVMMLIRTLCLIIGGILLSVRAPWLPLWLSLCAAGMVILPWLAVILANDRPPKDKHRLRRPTARVDPGPPALPAQQAPPTIDHEP; encoded by the coding sequence GTGAGACGCCCCGAGCACAGGCCCAGCCTGATCACCGACGCGCCGCGCAGCCCCGAGGAGGAGCTGCGCAGCCGCCAGATCCGCTACGTCGTGATGATGCTGATCCGCACCCTCTGCCTGATCATCGGCGGCATCCTGCTCAGCGTGCGCGCCCCGTGGCTGCCGCTCTGGCTCTCGCTCTGCGCCGCCGGCATGGTCATCCTGCCCTGGCTCGCGGTCATCCTCGCCAACGACCGCCCGCCCAAGGACAAGCACCGCCTCCGCCGCCCCACCGCACGCGTCGACCCGGGCCCACCCGCACTCCCCGCCCAGCAGGCCCCGCCCACCATCGACCACGAGCCCTGA
- a CDS encoding carbohydrate kinase family protein — translation MTVGRVLVVGDVITDVVAVLGGPLAPGSDTPAAVRVAGGGQAANTAAWLAAAGVPVTLAGVAGDDPAGDARLAELTAAGVTTAVRRAAGAVTGTIIVLSGGGERSMITDRGANLLLSPADVDAAHTPDVARLHLSGYALLDPATRPAARHALSRGIPASVDAASAAPLRQVGAKTFLEWVRGCDLLLANADEAEALAGPGTPPDQARRLAAATGGNAVVKRGAAGAVWASADGTAIALPPELAVAVDPADPTGAGDAFAAGLLAALLRGAAPLDALAAGHALGARAVAMIGARPPAVRERH, via the coding sequence CTGACCGTGGGCCGCGTCCTCGTCGTCGGCGACGTGATCACCGACGTCGTGGCCGTGCTCGGCGGTCCGCTCGCGCCCGGCTCCGACACCCCGGCGGCGGTCCGCGTCGCCGGGGGCGGCCAGGCCGCGAACACGGCCGCCTGGCTCGCCGCCGCGGGCGTACCCGTGACGCTGGCCGGCGTGGCCGGCGACGACCCGGCCGGGGACGCGCGGCTGGCGGAGCTGACCGCCGCGGGCGTGACCACCGCGGTGCGGCGGGCCGCCGGCGCGGTCACCGGCACGATCATCGTGCTGAGCGGCGGCGGAGAGCGCTCGATGATCACCGACCGGGGCGCGAACCTGCTGCTCTCCCCGGCCGACGTGGACGCGGCGCACACGCCGGACGTGGCCCGCCTGCACCTGTCCGGCTACGCGCTGCTCGACCCGGCCACCCGCCCGGCCGCGCGGCACGCGCTCTCCCGTGGCATCCCGGCCAGCGTCGACGCGGCCTCCGCGGCCCCGCTGCGGCAGGTGGGCGCGAAGACCTTCCTGGAGTGGGTACGCGGCTGCGACCTCCTGTTGGCCAACGCGGACGAGGCCGAGGCGCTGGCCGGCCCCGGCACACCACCGGACCAGGCCCGCCGCCTCGCCGCCGCCACCGGCGGAAACGCGGTGGTGAAGCGCGGCGCGGCAGGGGCGGTGTGGGCGTCGGCGGACGGCACGGCGATCGCGCTGCCGCCGGAACTGGCCGTCGCCGTCGACCCGGCGGACCCCACGGGGGCGGGAGACGCGTTCGCGGCGGGTCTTCTCGCGGCCCTCCTTCGCGGTGCAGCGCCGCTGGACGCGCTCGCCGCGGGCCATGCGCTCGGCGCCCGCGCGGTAGCCATGATCGGCGCCCGCCCTCCGGCCGTCCGGGAGCGTCACTGA
- a CDS encoding pseudouridine-5'-phosphate glycosidase — MKNSSLRYGAEVADALRDGRPVVALESTIISHGLPHPDNIRVAREIEDAVRATGAVPATIGMIAGELVVGLDDARVAHLASAEGVAKLSVRDLAVAAARRADGATTVAATSAVAAAAGIGVFATGGLGGVHREANITFDESADLTTLARTPIVVVCAGVKSILDVSATLERMETLGVTVVGYRTRRFPGFFITDSGYELDWSVDSPEQIAEMIAAQAALGATEGATVVANPLPVDEQLDTALHDRTLADGLALLEQNKVTGKAVTPFLLSYFHSATEGASLATNIRIILRNATLAGQVAVAAAARS; from the coding sequence GTGAAAAACTCATCACTCCGCTACGGCGCCGAGGTGGCGGACGCGCTCCGCGACGGCCGCCCGGTGGTGGCACTGGAGAGCACGATCATCTCGCACGGGCTGCCGCATCCGGACAACATTCGCGTGGCGCGCGAGATCGAGGACGCGGTGCGGGCCACCGGGGCCGTACCCGCGACCATCGGCATGATCGCCGGTGAGCTGGTCGTGGGCCTGGACGACGCGCGGGTCGCCCACCTGGCGAGCGCGGAGGGCGTGGCGAAACTCTCGGTCCGCGACCTCGCCGTGGCGGCGGCGCGGCGCGCGGACGGCGCCACCACGGTGGCGGCGACCAGCGCGGTGGCGGCCGCGGCCGGGATCGGCGTGTTCGCCACCGGCGGCCTCGGCGGCGTGCACCGCGAGGCGAACATCACGTTCGACGAGTCCGCGGACCTCACCACGCTGGCCCGCACACCGATCGTGGTGGTCTGCGCCGGCGTGAAGTCGATCCTGGACGTGAGCGCCACGCTGGAGCGGATGGAGACGCTCGGGGTGACCGTGGTCGGCTACCGCACGCGCCGGTTCCCCGGCTTCTTCATCACCGACAGCGGGTACGAGCTGGACTGGTCCGTCGACTCGCCGGAGCAGATCGCCGAGATGATCGCCGCGCAGGCCGCGCTCGGCGCGACCGAGGGTGCCACCGTGGTGGCGAACCCGCTGCCGGTGGACGAGCAGCTGGACACCGCGCTGCACGACCGCACGCTCGCGGACGGCCTGGCGCTGCTGGAGCAGAACAAGGTCACCGGCAAGGCCGTGACGCCGTTCCTCCTCTCCTACTTCCACTCCGCGACCGAGGGCGCCAGCCTGGCGACCAACATCCGGATCATCCTGCGCAACGCCACGCTGGCCGGGCAGGTCGCGGTCGCCGCCGCCGCGCGGTCCTGA
- a CDS encoding DUF3039 domain-containing protein, whose translation MTTQILERPEIKESDTGPEMFHYVRKEKIAESAVMGTFVIALCGEKFPVTKAPKPGSPVCPACKEIYDSLQD comes from the coding sequence ATGACGACCCAGATCCTTGAGCGTCCGGAGATCAAGGAATCCGATACCGGACCCGAGATGTTCCACTACGTCCGGAAAGAGAAGATCGCGGAGAGTGCTGTGATGGGCACCTTCGTCATCGCGCTGTGTGGAGAGAAGTTTCCGGTCACCAAGGCGCCCAAGCCGGGTTCCCCGGTGTGCCCCGCGTGCAAAGAGATCTACGACTCGCTGCAGGACTGA
- a CDS encoding trimeric intracellular cation channel family protein, whose amino-acid sequence MSTPSALLIADLAGVAVFAASGASAAIVKRLDLFGLIFVGFVAALGGGIVRDLIIGAVPPLAFADWRYAITAAVASGATFWLHPQFSRLRWSVLLLDAAGLGLITVTGTLKALEAGLPAVGACLAGMITGIGGGVGRDLLLGEIPVVLRREIYAVASLAGAVLVAVLVGTGVHDGLALAVPAVLIFVIRVIALLRSWSAPVPPALT is encoded by the coding sequence GTGAGCACCCCCAGCGCCCTTCTGATCGCCGACCTGGCCGGCGTGGCCGTCTTCGCCGCGTCCGGGGCCTCGGCGGCGATCGTCAAGCGCCTCGATCTCTTCGGCCTCATCTTCGTCGGCTTCGTCGCCGCGCTCGGCGGCGGCATCGTGCGTGACCTGATCATCGGCGCCGTACCGCCGCTGGCCTTCGCGGACTGGCGGTACGCGATCACCGCCGCGGTCGCCTCCGGCGCAACCTTCTGGCTGCACCCGCAGTTCTCCCGGCTGCGCTGGTCCGTGCTGCTGCTGGACGCGGCCGGGCTCGGGCTGATCACCGTCACCGGCACGCTCAAGGCGCTGGAGGCCGGGCTCCCCGCGGTCGGCGCCTGCCTGGCCGGCATGATCACCGGCATCGGCGGCGGCGTCGGGCGCGACCTGCTGCTCGGCGAGATCCCGGTGGTGCTCCGGCGGGAGATCTACGCGGTCGCCTCGCTGGCCGGGGCCGTGCTGGTGGCCGTGCTGGTCGGGACCGGCGTGCACGACGGGCTCGCGCTGGCCGTACCCGCGGTGCTGATCTTCGTGATCCGCGTGATCGCGCTGCTTCGCTCCTGGTCGGCACCGGTGCCGCCGGCGCTCACCTGA
- a CDS encoding DEAD/DEAH box helicase, with protein sequence MSPTAPVLETFPPLRAWQRKALVKYLRQGSEDFLAVATPGAGKTTFALRIAAELLVDGTVEAVTVVAPTEHLKTQWAQAAARVGIHLDAAFRNADLHSASDFHGAVVTYAQVGMAPHVHRRRTMTRRTLVILDEIHHAGDSRTWGDGVKAAFEPAVRRLALTGTPFRSDENPIPFVLYERNDAGLQQSRSDASYGYADALRDGVVRPVIFLAYSGETRWRTNAGDELAARLGEPMTQDLVAQAWRTALDPAGDWMPQVLRAADNRLSVIRKHGITDAGGLVIASDQQTARSYAKLLEKITGERATVVLSDDVDASKRIATFSAGDQRWLVAVRMVSEGVDIPRLSVGVYATSASTPLYFAQAIGRFVRARKQGETASVFLPSVPHLLGLASEMEVQRDHVLGAPKEKDGLDDELLERANKKEDASGELEKRFQALSASAELDQVIYDGASFGTGAQAGTPEEEEYLGLPGLLSPEQVTTLLNKRQAEQLAAQKRRKAAQRDDEPKVPAQAAPLTAGERRVTLRRKLNTLVAAHHHRTGLPHGKIHAELRRLCGGPPSAQATIEQLEERIATIQSF encoded by the coding sequence GTGAGTCCGACGGCGCCGGTGCTGGAGACCTTCCCCCCGCTGCGAGCCTGGCAGCGCAAGGCGCTGGTCAAGTACCTCCGGCAGGGCTCCGAGGATTTCCTGGCGGTCGCCACGCCGGGTGCCGGCAAGACCACGTTCGCGCTGCGCATCGCGGCCGAGCTGCTGGTCGACGGCACGGTCGAGGCGGTCACCGTGGTGGCGCCGACCGAGCACCTGAAGACCCAGTGGGCGCAGGCCGCGGCCCGGGTCGGCATCCACCTGGACGCCGCGTTCCGCAACGCCGACCTGCACTCCGCCTCCGACTTCCACGGCGCGGTCGTGACCTACGCGCAGGTCGGCATGGCTCCGCACGTGCACCGCCGGCGCACCATGACCCGGCGGACGCTGGTCATCCTGGACGAGATCCACCACGCCGGCGACTCGCGCACCTGGGGTGACGGCGTGAAGGCCGCGTTCGAGCCCGCGGTCCGCCGCCTGGCGCTCACCGGCACGCCGTTCCGCTCCGACGAGAACCCGATCCCGTTCGTGCTCTACGAGCGCAACGACGCCGGCCTGCAGCAGTCCCGCTCCGACGCCTCCTACGGGTACGCGGACGCGCTGCGCGACGGCGTGGTCCGGCCGGTCATCTTCCTCGCCTACTCCGGCGAGACGCGGTGGCGGACCAACGCGGGCGACGAACTGGCCGCGCGCCTCGGCGAGCCGATGACGCAGGACCTGGTCGCGCAGGCCTGGCGCACCGCGCTGGACCCGGCCGGCGACTGGATGCCGCAGGTGCTGCGCGCCGCGGACAACCGGCTGTCGGTGATCCGAAAGCACGGCATCACGGACGCGGGCGGCCTGGTCATCGCCAGCGACCAGCAGACCGCCCGGTCGTACGCGAAGCTGCTGGAGAAGATCACCGGCGAGCGCGCCACCGTCGTCCTCTCCGACGACGTGGACGCCTCGAAGCGGATCGCCACGTTCTCCGCCGGTGACCAGCGCTGGCTGGTCGCGGTGCGAATGGTGTCCGAGGGCGTCGACATCCCGCGGTTGTCCGTCGGCGTCTACGCCACCAGTGCGTCCACGCCGCTCTACTTCGCGCAGGCGATCGGCCGGTTCGTGCGCGCCCGGAAGCAGGGCGAGACCGCGAGCGTCTTCCTGCCCAGCGTGCCGCACCTGCTCGGCCTGGCCAGCGAGATGGAGGTCCAGCGCGACCACGTCCTCGGCGCGCCGAAGGAGAAGGACGGCCTCGACGACGAGCTGCTGGAGCGGGCGAACAAGAAGGAGGACGCGTCCGGCGAGCTGGAGAAGCGCTTCCAGGCACTGTCCGCCTCGGCCGAGCTGGACCAGGTCATCTACGACGGCGCCTCGTTCGGCACCGGCGCCCAGGCCGGCACGCCCGAGGAGGAGGAGTACCTCGGACTGCCCGGCCTGCTCAGCCCGGAGCAGGTCACCACGCTGCTGAACAAGCGGCAGGCCGAGCAGCTCGCCGCGCAGAAGCGGCGCAAGGCCGCGCAGCGGGACGATGAACCGAAGGTGCCGGCGCAGGCCGCGCCGCTCACCGCCGGCGAGCGGCGGGTGACGCTGCGCCGCAAGCTGAACACGCTCGTCGCCGCGCACCACCACCGCACCGGGCTGCCGCACGGCAAGATCCATGCGGAGCTGCGCCGGCTCTGCGGCGGCCCGCCGAGCGCTCAGGCGACCATCGAGCAGCTCGAAGAGCGCATCGCCACCATTCAGTCGTTCTGA
- a CDS encoding tautomerase family protein, with translation MPNITVELLSGRTLDQRREFAEAVTAAAVDILKARRASVRIRFDEIEREDVANGGTLESDRTS, from the coding sequence ATGCCGAACATCACCGTGGAGCTTCTGTCCGGCCGCACGCTGGATCAGCGGCGCGAGTTCGCCGAGGCCGTGACCGCGGCCGCGGTCGACATCCTCAAGGCGCGGCGCGCCTCGGTCCGCATCCGCTTCGACGAGATCGAGCGGGAGGACGTGGCGAACGGCGGCACGCTGGAGTCCGACCGCACGTCATGA
- a CDS encoding sodium:solute symporter family protein yields MTPLDWIVIGGYFVVMVGIGLWAKQRIHSVADFFTARGMVPWWLSGISHHMSGYSAVMFVAFAAVAYNYGLAMYVWWALTIGLGVGIGAFVFAARWNRLRSKHGVASPLEYLARRYNVPTQQALAYSGALLKVVDIAAKWVAIAVLLRGFAGVPIVWGILLTGAVTLVYITAGGLWADVLTDFGQFVIQGVAGIAMFVAFLAHLGGVSALWTMWDDLPEGHGDPFNGPYTLTFFIALLFIKTFEYNGGMWNLAQRYMAAPSGTAARRSALLSSGLWLVWPLILFLPMFAAPLIVPGLANAEQAYVELAKTLLPPGIIGLVLAGFFSHTMAMVSSDANVISSVVTRDIAPVLVRAVRTLSERAELTFARVTTFTFVVISMVIAITTQGQGVVLKIVVDVVAATMGPISIPLMLGLLPWFRRSGPLAAIVSWAAGLGVWVVVRWVLEETSQTMVVGVPLVTSLVLYVLIGLLRPERSTERDDLIDSLDNDPADEPRTPVPAA; encoded by the coding sequence GTGACCCCGCTCGATTGGATCGTTATCGGTGGATACTTCGTGGTGATGGTCGGCATCGGCCTGTGGGCCAAGCAGCGCATCCACAGCGTTGCCGACTTCTTCACCGCGCGCGGCATGGTGCCCTGGTGGCTATCAGGGATTTCTCACCATATGTCGGGCTATAGCGCGGTCATGTTCGTCGCCTTCGCCGCGGTGGCGTACAACTACGGCCTCGCGATGTACGTCTGGTGGGCGCTCACCATCGGCCTCGGCGTCGGCATCGGCGCGTTCGTCTTCGCCGCCCGGTGGAACCGGCTGCGCTCCAAGCACGGTGTGGCCTCCCCGCTGGAGTACCTGGCCCGCCGCTACAACGTGCCCACGCAGCAGGCCCTGGCGTACAGCGGCGCACTGCTCAAGGTCGTCGACATCGCGGCCAAGTGGGTGGCCATCGCCGTGCTGCTGCGCGGCTTCGCGGGCGTGCCGATCGTCTGGGGCATCCTGCTCACCGGCGCGGTCACGCTCGTCTACATCACCGCGGGCGGGCTCTGGGCGGACGTGCTCACCGACTTCGGCCAGTTCGTCATCCAGGGCGTGGCCGGCATCGCCATGTTCGTCGCGTTCCTGGCCCACCTGGGCGGCGTCTCCGCGCTCTGGACCATGTGGGACGACCTGCCCGAGGGTCACGGCGACCCGTTCAACGGGCCGTACACGCTGACCTTCTTCATCGCACTGCTGTTCATCAAGACGTTCGAGTACAACGGCGGCATGTGGAACCTGGCGCAGCGCTACATGGCCGCGCCGTCCGGCACCGCGGCCCGCCGGTCCGCGCTGCTGTCCAGCGGGCTGTGGCTGGTCTGGCCGCTGATCCTGTTCCTGCCGATGTTCGCGGCGCCGCTGATCGTGCCCGGCCTGGCCAACGCGGAGCAGGCGTACGTCGAACTGGCCAAGACGCTGCTGCCGCCCGGCATCATCGGGCTGGTGCTGGCCGGCTTCTTCTCGCACACCATGGCGATGGTCTCCTCGGACGCCAACGTGATCTCCTCGGTGGTCACCCGCGACATCGCGCCGGTGCTGGTGCGCGCGGTCCGCACGCTCAGCGAGCGCGCCGAGCTGACGTTCGCCCGGGTCACCACGTTCACGTTCGTGGTGATCAGCATGGTCATCGCGATCACCACGCAGGGCCAGGGCGTGGTGCTCAAGATCGTGGTCGACGTGGTGGCCGCGACCATGGGCCCGATCTCCATCCCGCTGATGCTCGGCCTGCTGCCCTGGTTCCGGCGCAGCGGACCGCTGGCCGCGATCGTCTCCTGGGCCGCCGGCCTGGGCGTCTGGGTCGTGGTCCGGTGGGTGCTGGAGGAGACCAGTCAGACCATGGTGGTCGGCGTCCCGCTGGTCACCTCGCTGGTGCTCTACGTGCTGATCGGCCTGCTCCGCCCGGAGCGCAGCACGGAGCGGGACGACCTGATCGACTCGCTCGACAACGACCCGGCCGACGAACCGCGGACGCCGGTCCCGGCCGCCTGA
- the kduI gene encoding 5-dehydro-4-deoxy-D-glucuronate isomerase yields MESRHATAPDQLTGMDTEQLRRRFLVEDLFAPGEVRLTYSHEDRIVVGGSDGVTELPCPAELRAEFFLERRELGVVALADAGVVTVDGERYELAAKEVLYVGRGARDVRFDGRFYLVSTPAHAGHPTVKATLDDAEPVRLGSQDGSNDRTIYKYIHVKGIQSCQLVLGVTVLAPGSMWNTMPCHTHERRTEVYFYFDLPETDRVVHLMGRPDATRNLIVAPEQAVISPSWSVHCGFGTRSYAFVWAMGGENQAYEDVEPVAIGDLR; encoded by the coding sequence ATGGAGTCACGGCACGCCACGGCCCCGGACCAGCTGACGGGCATGGACACCGAGCAGTTGCGCCGGCGGTTCCTGGTGGAGGATCTGTTCGCACCCGGCGAGGTGCGGCTGACGTACTCGCACGAGGACCGCATCGTGGTGGGCGGCTCGGACGGCGTGACCGAGCTGCCGTGCCCCGCGGAGCTGCGCGCGGAGTTCTTCCTGGAGCGCCGCGAGCTGGGCGTGGTCGCGCTCGCCGACGCCGGCGTGGTCACGGTCGACGGCGAGCGCTACGAGCTGGCCGCCAAGGAGGTGCTCTACGTCGGGCGCGGTGCCCGCGACGTGCGCTTCGACGGGCGGTTCTACCTCGTCTCCACGCCCGCGCACGCCGGTCACCCCACGGTCAAGGCCACGCTGGACGACGCCGAGCCGGTGCGGCTGGGCTCGCAGGACGGCTCCAACGACCGCACAATCTACAAGTACATCCACGTCAAGGGCATCCAGAGCTGCCAGCTGGTGCTCGGCGTGACCGTGCTCGCGCCCGGCAGCATGTGGAACACGATGCCCTGCCACACCCACGAGCGCCGCACCGAGGTCTACTTCTACTTCGACCTGCCCGAGACCGACCGGGTCGTGCACCTGATGGGCCGTCCGGACGCGACCCGCAACCTGATCGTGGCGCCGGAGCAGGCGGTGATCTCGCCGTCCTGGTCGGTGCACTGCGGCTTCGGCACCCGCAGCTACGCGTTCGTCTGGGCGATGGGCGGGGAGAACCAGGCGTACGAGGACGTCGAGCCGGTCGCGATCGGCGACCTGAGGTGA
- the kduD gene encoding 2-dehydro-3-deoxy-D-gluconate 5-dehydrogenase KduD, translating into MTTPFSLHGRTALVTGARTGMGRAIAVALAQAGADLVLHGRTDDLGETEAEVRKAGRQATRWVLDLAETAAIPDAVTALPELDILVNNAGIIRRAPAAEHPFTDWRAVLDVNLDAVFLLSRAIGARMLARGSGKIISVASMLSFQGGVHVPGYAAAKHGVAGLTKALACEWAARGVQVNAVAPGYMETDNTAALRADPVREAEIRSRIPAGRWGRPEDVAGAVVFLASPAADYVNGHVLAVDGGWLAR; encoded by the coding sequence GTGACCACGCCGTTCTCGCTGCACGGCCGGACCGCGCTGGTCACCGGCGCCCGTACCGGCATGGGCCGGGCCATCGCGGTGGCGCTCGCCCAGGCCGGTGCGGACCTGGTGCTGCACGGCCGCACCGACGACCTCGGCGAGACCGAGGCGGAGGTGCGCAAGGCCGGCCGCCAGGCCACCCGGTGGGTCCTCGACCTGGCCGAGACCGCCGCCATCCCGGACGCGGTGACCGCGCTGCCCGAGCTGGACATCCTGGTCAACAACGCCGGCATCATCCGCCGCGCGCCGGCCGCGGAGCATCCGTTCACCGATTGGCGCGCGGTGCTCGACGTGAACCTGGACGCGGTCTTCCTGCTCAGCCGCGCGATCGGCGCGCGCATGCTCGCCCGGGGCAGCGGCAAGATCATCTCGGTGGCGTCGATGCTGTCCTTCCAGGGCGGCGTGCACGTGCCCGGCTACGCCGCCGCCAAGCACGGCGTGGCCGGCCTGACCAAGGCGCTGGCCTGCGAGTGGGCCGCCCGCGGCGTGCAGGTCAACGCGGTCGCGCCGGGCTACATGGAGACCGACAACACCGCCGCGCTGCGCGCCGACCCGGTCCGCGAGGCGGAGATCAGGTCGCGCATCCCGGCCGGTCGCTGGGGCCGCCCGGAGGACGTGGCCGGCGCGGTCGTCTTCCTCGCCTCGCCCGCGGCCGACTACGTCAACGGGCACGTCCTGGCCGTGGACGGAGGCTGGCTCGCGCGATAA